AGCGCGACGAGCTGACCAAGGCCGTGGTCTCACGCCGGGTCTTCGAGGAAAACATGCGCCGCAACGGCATCCCCCAGCGGGACGTGCGCGTCATCCAGAAGCTCAGCTTCGATGACGAGGCCGAAGCCCTGGCCGCCGAGGAGCGCTACAACCTGCTCATCATCGACGGCGACCACAGCCGCGCGGGCGTGGAGAACGACTGGCGGCGCTTCGGCCCCCTGCTGGAGCCCGGCGGCTGCGTGATCTTCGACGACTACGGGGCCAAGGACTGGCCGGACGTCCAGCAGTACGTGGACGCCCAGGTCATGAACCGGCCGGACCTGGAGCTGATCGGCGCCGAATGGCGCACCGCGGCCTTCCGGGTTCGCGGCTAGGGGAACGCCGGGAGCATGCCGCTCCGCCGCTTCGAGACGGCGCGGAAAGAAAACGCCGGAATTCCGGCGTCGGACGCGGCGCGGATGTACGCGTGTGGACTTTTTCATACGGGAATGGCAATACTCTTCACTCAGTGAATGATCGGTATGCCCACGACCCCTCCGCCGACATCTTGACGCTTCCCCGTTTGAAAAGGCGGCGTCCCGCGACGCGCGTCCGTTCCCGGGCATCGACCGGAAGCGCCGACACCCCGGACCTTCTCCCCGGGACGGGACGGAAAAATTCTCCTTTGGAACGATTATTGAATGAATGCTCCGTGAAAACGCCGGGCCGGATGACCGTCCATCGCCTCGGAATCCCGGCGTTCAAGCAACAAACGGACGCATTCATGAAAGGATACGAAGCCCTCGCCATCATTCCCGCCCGGGGCGGCTCCAAGGGCATCCCGCGAAAAAACCTGGCGGATCTTTGCGGCAGGCCCCTGCTGGCCTACTCCATCGAGGCGGCCAGGCGGAGCGCCTGGATCACGCGCGTGGTGGTCTCCACCGACGACCCGGAGATCGCCGAGGCAGCCCGGCGCCACGGAGCGGAAGCGCCCTTCCTCCGGCCCCGCGAGATCTCCGGCGACAAAGCCGCCATCGGCGATGTGGTCCGCCATGTCCTGGACACCCTGCGCCTGCGCGAGGGCTATCGCCCCGACTGCCACTGCCTGCTCTTCCCCACCAGCCCCTTCCGCAGCCCCGAACTGGTGGACGAACTGGTGCGCATGGTGGCCCGGGGCTACCGCAGCGCGATCACGGTCAAGCGCATCGATGTGACCCGGCAGGCCTATTTCGCCGTGGACGAAGACGGCCGTCCGACGCGCGTCCTGGAAAACCGGCTTCTGTCCCCGGGGCGGACCCTGCCCGCCTACCGGCCTTACGGCGTCTGCTCGGCGCACAACAACAGTCCGCACCACAACGGCCGCGAATACCACCTGGAGATCACCGACCCGACCGCCCTCGTGGACATCGACAGCCCCGGCGACCTGGAGCTGGCGCGGCGGGTGATCGAAAACAATCTTTTCAGGTGCCCGCCATGCACATCCTCCTGCCCATAGCCCTGGAACCGACTCAGCGGACCGCCCAGGCCGCCGCTCCCGCGGACCCGGGACCGGTGCTGGAGTTGGCGGAACGGCTGGCCGCGACTCCCGGCTGGCGTCTGCACACCGCCACCAACAACCTGGCCGTACGCAACGGACTGGCTCGTCTGGGTCTCCCGGCGCGCCCCCTGCCTCCCGCGGACGGAACCCCGCATCTGGCCCCCTGCGCCGCGCCGCTGCTGCGCCGGCTCCTGGACGACGGCGCGCTCGGCCCGGAAGAAACCGTCTGCGTCCTGGACCCACGCAACGTCCTGCTCTCTCCGGACACGATCCGGCGGGCCCTGGAACGCCACGCCCAGACCGGCCTGTCCGTGCTCTCGGGCCACGAACCGGCGGACCACCCGGTCCAACTGCGCCTGTTCCACGACATGCTCGATTGCGATCTGCTCTGCCTCGCGGGACGCGCCCCCCGGAATGGAGCCATGCTCACCGGCCGCCCCTTCCCCCTGGACTGGAGCGCCCTGGGCGTCCAGAACCCCGAATCCGGCAGGGTCTACCTGCGCCGGGGACGCCAGACCGAGCCGCTGAAGGAGTTTCCGCCCGCCGGGGGCTGCCCGCCCTTGGGGGTGCTCCTGCTCTGCGAGGGACGGCACAGGGCCCGTCGGCTCCTGGACGCCGAGGACGCCTCCCCCGCCCTGGGCGAGCTGACGGGATTCTCGGCCCTTCGCCCGCCCCACGCCTCGGCGGCCTTCCTGCTCCAAGGCGAGAACGACCGGCGGCCGCGTCTCTTCATCCGCCAGGATCTCCACACGGAACACGCCGTGTGCCTGCTGACCCCCTATACCGAGAACGGCCCGGATTCCCGCCGCGCCCTGGAGTTCCCCCTGGCCGGTGAAGCCTGGGCCGAAATCCTGCGCCTGGGCGGCACGGCCTTCCTCGCCGCCCCCCTGGCCCCGGAGCCCGGCCCGGACGATCTGGGTTTCCTCCTCGCCGTCAGCTCCCTGGGACGGGCCGGAGGACGCGACTTCAGCGAACCACTGGACCGGGCCAACTTCCTCTGGTGTTTCTCCCCCGACGGCCGGGCCATGCTCGACCGCGCGACCGGAGAACCCATCCACGGCCGACAGTGCTTCCCGCCGGTGCTGGCCCTGGACGGCGCGCTCTTCGTGGGTCGTGCCGAAGACTGCCTGGACCTGGAAAACGTCCTGGAGCGGACCCGCTTCCGGCTCCAGCCCCTGGCCGAGCCCGAGAATTTCAAGGTCCGCAACGCCGTGGACGCCCTGCGCATCCCCCTCTTGCGCGACGAACGCCGCCAGACGCGGCGGGAGGCCTGCTCATGAACGCTCTCGCCCTGGCCAGAGCGATGGACGAAAAGCTCGGGGATCTGCGTGAGCGCGCGGTCCGGGAGCACGCCGCCGGATTCGCCGATTCCATGGAACGCTTCCGCAGGGACCGGGCGCTCATGGAGGACGAGTTCCAGCAAGACTACCTGGACCTTTTCAATCTGCTCAAGTTCGCCCAGGCCAAGTCCGGCGGGGCGAGTCCCGACCTTCTGC
This is a stretch of genomic DNA from Desulfovibrio aminophilus DSM 12254. It encodes these proteins:
- a CDS encoding cytidylyltransferase domain-containing protein; the protein is MKGYEALAIIPARGGSKGIPRKNLADLCGRPLLAYSIEAARRSAWITRVVVSTDDPEIAEAARRHGAEAPFLRPREISGDKAAIGDVVRHVLDTLRLREGYRPDCHCLLFPTSPFRSPELVDELVRMVARGYRSAITVKRIDVTRQAYFAVDEDGRPTRVLENRLLSPGRTLPAYRPYGVCSAHNNSPHHNGREYHLEITDPTALVDIDSPGDLELARRVIENNLFRCPPCTSSCP